In the genome of Planctomyces sp. SH-PL62, the window ACGGTCGAGGAGCACCCCGGCGCGCTCGGGAACGGCCGCGCAGATCCTCCCGCTCGATCCGGCGTGGCGCCGGTTCCGGCCCCCGAGCGGGAGCCGGCGGGGCGTCCGGTCCTCACCGGTCGCGAGCCTCGCGACGTCCCTCAGGAAGACGAAGGCCCGGGCCTCCTCGGGGTCTTGAGAGCCGACCCCGGAGTCGGTCGGCGGGGGGGGGGGAGGGGGAGGCGGCTCGTCGTCCGGCTCGCCCCAGGCCAGGGGGTCGACGAGTTGGGCGCGGCCGTCGTCGTCGACCCAGACGAGGTCGACCGAGAGCCTGGAGGGAAAGGTGCCGTCGAGCCGCGCAGCCTCGAGCTCCTCGGCGAGATCGGTCAGGAGCGGCAGGACGTCGGCCCAGGGGAGCCCGCCCGATGCGACGACCTCGGACAGTCGACAGCCGGGGGGGGCGGTGAAGGCGTCCCAGCGGGCGTCGGGCTGGTCGCCGCCGCCGATCCAGCGGGGCCTCGTCAGCCGATTGAGCGCCCTTCGCGTGGAGTCCGGCGGGGGGGTGCCGGGATCGCGGAGGACGAGCCAGACCGGGCGGTCGAGCGTCGCGTCCCGCCCCGACAGGAGCTGGCAGCCGCTCCGGGACGAGACGCTCCCCTCGATCTGATACGGGCCGACCTGGTCGAGCGGCGGCGGCCCGAGTTCCGCCGGCCGCGCGGCCCCCCGCCGAGCAACCCTCGCCGCATCGCGCGGCGAAACCAGTGCCGACGGCGAGCCCGGACGACCTGGACCACGCGGGTCCCGCTGGCCCATTCGTGCAGGCCGCGGAACCCCGATCGCTGCCGCATCGGCGCCACCAGGATCGCCAGGCCCAGGAGGTTCATCGCCACGAGCCGGGCCGTCTGCCAGGGCTCGTCCGCCGCGTGGGGGTCGCCCGGGAAGGCGGCGTCGTAGACCTCGCTCCCGAGGCCCAGGAGCAGGACGAACACGAGCGTCCGGACGAACGCGCGGAGGAGGCCGGGCGCGTCGCCGTCGGGGTCCCTCGCCACCCGCAGGCCGACGATCCACTTGCCGATCGAGGCCGCGAACAGCCCCTCGGCCACCGTGAAATAGATGATCCAGAGGCCCGCGTCGACGATCTCGATGAGCCGACCATGCTGCTCGTGGAATGCAAAGGTCTCCAGCACCCGCCCCCGGTGCCGGATGAAGCTGACCGCGAAGGCCGACCAGACTCCCATGTAGAACAGGAGGAGGTCGATCGCGTAGGCCCCGACCCGGAGGCCGATCGAGGCGATGTCGACCCGCTCGGGGACGAACGGCAGGAGGGCGTCGTGCAGCTCCCGAAGGTTCCGCCAGCGTCGCGAGCGGTCGCGGTCGAGGCCCTTCAGGATGACGGCTTCCAGCGACTTCGAGACCCCCGGGGCGTAGGTCCGGGGCGGCGGGGCCGGCTCCGAAACGATCCTCGCCAGCGCTTCCGCCGCGTCCTTGGTCTGGACCGGGGCCCGGCCGGTCAGCAGGTAGTACAAAGTCGCCGCGACCGAATAGACGTCCGTCCGCTCGTCGAGGGGCTCGCGCTTGATCTGCTCGGGCGAGGCGTAGAGCGGCGTCCCCAGGAAGGCCCCGGTGCGCGTGAGGTCGGCCCCGCCTTCCAGCGATTTGGAGAGGCCGAAATCGCCGATCTTGACCCGCCCCTCGTCGTCGAGGAAGCAGTTCGACGGCTTCACGTCGCGGTGGATCATCCCCAGCCTGTGGAACTCGGCCAGGCCCTCGATCGCGTCGAGGATCATCTGGATCGCGGCCGGCGGGTCGAGCGGGCCCCCCTCCTCGACCAGCGTCTGGAGCGTGGTCCCCGGCATCAGCTCCATCACGAGGTAGGGCTGGCCGCGCTCCTCGTCGACGGCCCGCACGAAGACGCATCGGGGATGCGTCACCGCGCTGGCCGTCCGCCCTTCCTGGCGGAAACGCTGGATGGCCTCGTCCGACCCCAGGTTCGCCGGCGCGATCAGCTTCAGGGCGACGTGCAGCCCTTGCTGCTCCTCGACCGCCTCAAAGACGGTCCCCATCCCGCCCGATCCCAGCCTGCGGATGAGCCGATAGCCGGCCACCCGCTCCGGGAAGGATTCGACGGTCCCGCGATCGCGTCGCGGGGCCGAGGTGAACTCCGCCGTCTCGTCGGAAGCGGTGAACGACTGGGTCCGGTCGTGGTCCGAGACGTCGGCGGGGTCGAGCGGGGCCCCGCAGTAGCCGCAGAAACGGGGGGGCTCGCCCGAGAAAATGAGGACGCGCCCGCAGTTCGAGCAGGCGGCCCGCCCCTCGGCCTCGCGGGTGGTCTCCAGGGTCGGGTCGCGCTCCGCCATCGTCGGGCATCACCGGTGGACAAGCGGGCGAGGCCGGGCGACGGCCTCCCCGAAGAGAGGCCGGCGTACAGTCCGCCCGCGCGAGTCGTCGATTGCTTCATGGTCGCGGCGTTTCGGGCCGCCGTCAAGGGGACGGGGACGCGGCCTCGGCGGCCGTCTTCCAGGCCGCGGCCTCCTCGCCGTCGATCCGAAGCGTCAGGCACTTGGCGCTCCCTCCCGATTTGATGAACTCCGAGAGGTCCAGCGGTCGGGTCGCATAGCCGAGCCGCCGCAGGTCCTCCGCGAGCCGCTCGGCGCCTCGATTGAGGACCACCGTCCGGCCGACCACCACGGCGTTGCAACTGAAGCTTTGCGCCTCTTCGGCCCGGACCTCGATCAATGTC includes:
- a CDS encoding protein kinase domain-containing protein, which encodes MAERDPTLETTREAEGRAACSNCGRVLIFSGEPPRFCGYCGAPLDPADVSDHDRTQSFTASDETAEFTSAPRRDRGTVESFPERVAGYRLIRRLGSGGMGTVFEAVEEQQGLHVALKLIAPANLGSDEAIQRFRQEGRTASAVTHPRCVFVRAVDEERGQPYLVMELMPGTTLQTLVEEGGPLDPPAAIQMILDAIEGLAEFHRLGMIHRDVKPSNCFLDDEGRVKIGDFGLSKSLEGGADLTRTGAFLGTPLYASPEQIKREPLDERTDVYSVAATLYYLLTGRAPVQTKDAAEALARIVSEPAPPPRTYAPGVSKSLEAVILKGLDRDRSRRWRNLRELHDALLPFVPERVDIASIGLRVGAYAIDLLLFYMGVWSAFAVSFIRHRGRVLETFAFHEQHGRLIEIVDAGLWIIYFTVAEGLFAASIGKWIVGLRVARDPDGDAPGLLRAFVRTLVFVLLLGLGSEVYDAAFPGDPHAADEPWQTARLVAMNLLGLAILVAPMRQRSGFRGLHEWASGTRVVQVVRARRRHWFRRAMRRGLLGGGPRGRRNSGRRRSTRSARIRSRGASRPGAAASSCRGGTRRSTARSGSSSAIPAPPRRTPREGRSIG